In Elusimicrobiota bacterium, the genomic stretch TGATCTCCGGCCGGGCCGTCATCACCGCCCCGCCGATAATGTCCGAGTGGCCGCCGATGTATTTGGTCGTAGAGTGAATAACGATATCAGCGCCGTGTTTTAAAGGCTTCTGCAGAATGGGCGTGGCAAAGGTGTTGTCGACGCAAACGAGGATGTTGGGGACGCGTTTTTTGGCGCCTTCGGTTACGGCCGCTATATCCGTGATGGACAGCAGCGGATTTGAGGGCGTTTCAATCCAGAGCATGCGCGTTTTCGGGGTGATCGCGGCCAGGGCTGTTTTAGTATTCGTGGTGTCGACAAATTGAAACTTGAGCCCGTAGTTTTCCCAAACCCGGCGCATGAGCCGAAATGTGCCGCCGTAGAGATCGCGGCAGACCACGATATGATCGCCCGGGCGCAAAAGCCGGAAAACAGCGTCTTCAGCCGCCAAACCGCTGGCAAAGGCCGCAGCTTCTTTGGCTCCTTCGAGGGCGGCGAGTGCCTGCTCCAAGCGGTCCCGTGTCGGGTTTTTGGTGCGGGAGTATTCGTAGCCCTTGTGTTTGCCCGGCGCTTCCTGAGCGTAGGTGGAGGTGAAATAAACCGGGGCCATCACCGCTCCGGTCAAGGGATCGGGATGGGCTCCGGCGTGCACGCACAGCGTCGCGGGGTTTTGTTCCCGGGAACCGCCGCCTCGGCGGTTCGTCTTTGTTGGCGGCACTGCGCTTAGCCCTCGCCTTCCAGATTCTGATAGAGCGCGTGAATGACGTCGTATTTAGTGATGACGCCGGATTTGCCGTTATTGGTTTTCACCAAAACCGCCGGCGTGCTGGTGGTGAGGACTTTGTAGAGCTCATCCACGAACGTCCCCTCGGTCACCACGGGCAGGGGCGGCCCCATCACCTCGCGGATAACGACGGATTTTAAATCTTTGCCGTTCATGGCCAGTTTGGTCAGGCTGTCATCGGATACTGAGCCGATAATCTGGCCCCCTTCGATGACGGGTAATTGAGAAATATCCTTCTGGCTCATTCGTTTCCATACGGCGATCGCGCTTTCTTTGGGTTCGGCGAACACCATTTCCTCGAATTTTTTGCGCCGCAGGATTTCGCCGGCGGTGATGATGTTTTCCGACGTCCAATAGCGGTTTTCCCGCATCCAGTCGTCGTTGAAAATTTTGGACAGATAGCGCATGCCCGTGTCCGGCAAAAAAGCCGCGACAAAATCTTTCTCCGTCAATGTTTTGGATAAGTGCATGGCGGCCCAGACCGCGCCCCCGCCGGAGCCGCCGGTGAAAATTCCCTCCTCGCGGGCCAGGCGCCGGGCCGTGACAAAGCAGTCTTTATCCGTCACTTGGATCACGTCGTCGACGATTTTAAAGTCCATGGTTCCGGGCATGATGTCTTCCCCGATGCCCTCGACCACGTAAGGATGGGCCGCGCCCATGCGTCCGGTTTTGAAATATTCCAGGTATAGGCTGCCCACCGCGTCCACGCCGATGATTTTGACTTTTGGGTTCTTTTTTTTCAGGTATTTGCCGACCCCGGAAATCGTGCCGCCGGTGCCCATGCCGCAGACAAAATGCGTGATCCGGCCGTTGGAATCGTCCCAGATTTCCGGGCCCGTGGTTTCGAGATGGGCTTGGGGATTGGCCGGGTTTTCGTATTGATTGGGATAAAAGGCGCCTGGGATTTCCTGGGCGAGTTTTTTGGCCACGGAGTAGTAACTGCGAGGATCCTCCGGAGCAACGGCCGTGGGGCAGACGATGACTTCGGCGCCCAAGGCGCGCATCATGTTGATTTTTTCCCGGGATTGCTTGTCCGTGATCGTGAAAATCATTTTGTACCCGCGCACGGCCCCGACCAAGGCCAAACCGAATCCGGTGTTGCCGCTGGTTCCTTCGATAATCGTAGCGCCCGGCTTGAGCTTGCCTTCCCGTTCGGCCGCTTCGATCATGGTCATGGCGATGCGGTCTTTGACCGAGCCGCCGGGGTTTAAGAAATCGCATTTGACGTAGATGGAATTTTTAAAGCGCGCAGCCATGCGGTTGATTTTGACCAGCGGGGTGCGGCCCACGGCTTCAAGGATATTGTTGTAGATGGCCATGGGTGTCAGGCGGGCGCTTGGGCCGGGTTCAGGAACAGATCGGCAATGCCCAAAACGTTTTCCGCCGCGCCTTTTAAAAGATTGTCGCCCGAGCACCAAAGGGACAGGCCGTTGGGCCATACGGGATCGCGGCGCAGGCGGCCCACGGCAACCCCCAATTGCCCGGCGGTTTCAACCGGCGTGGGGTAAGAGCCGCTGACCGCGACGCCGGGAAAGCCGTTGTAACAATCGGTTAAAGCGCCCTGAGGCAGGGGCTTTTCCAACTCGGCCCAGACCGCCAGG encodes the following:
- a CDS encoding cystathionine gamma-synthase, whose translation is MPPTKTNRRGGGSREQNPATLCVHAGAHPDPLTGAVMAPVYFTSTYAQEAPGKHKGYEYSRTKNPTRDRLEQALAALEGAKEAAAFASGLAAEDAVFRLLRPGDHIVVCRDLYGGTFRLMRRVWENYGLKFQFVDTTNTKTALAAITPKTRMLWIETPSNPLLSITDIAAVTEGAKKRVPNILVCVDNTFATPILQKPLKHGADIVIHSTTKYIGGHSDIIGGAVMTARPEISQEIRFLQNAAGAVPGPMDCFLVLRGIKTLALRMNKHCANAAAVAQCLSRHNNVRRVDYPGLPAHPNHLIANKQMSGFGGMVSFDIQGDARRAQRFFAALKLITVGESLGGVESLACYPWVMTHASIPEEQRRKAGVTETLIRLSVGIEDPDDLIEDLEQALRASR
- a CDS encoding pyridoxal-phosphate dependent enzyme, whose protein sequence is MAIYNNILEAVGRTPLVKINRMAARFKNSIYVKCDFLNPGGSVKDRIAMTMIEAAEREGKLKPGATIIEGTSGNTGFGLALVGAVRGYKMIFTITDKQSREKINMMRALGAEVIVCPTAVAPEDPRSYYSVAKKLAQEIPGAFYPNQYENPANPQAHLETTGPEIWDDSNGRITHFVCGMGTGGTISGVGKYLKKKNPKVKIIGVDAVGSLYLEYFKTGRMGAAHPYVVEGIGEDIMPGTMDFKIVDDVIQVTDKDCFVTARRLAREEGIFTGGSGGGAVWAAMHLSKTLTEKDFVAAFLPDTGMRYLSKIFNDDWMRENRYWTSENIITAGEILRRKKFEEMVFAEPKESAIAVWKRMSQKDISQLPVIEGGQIIGSVSDDSLTKLAMNGKDLKSVVIREVMGPPLPVVTEGTFVDELYKVLTTSTPAVLVKTNNGKSGVITKYDVIHALYQNLEGEG